A genome region from Clostridium sp. JN-9 includes the following:
- a CDS encoding polymer-forming cytoskeletal protein — translation MFSNFKKNSDQNSNIETLIGESTHVTGNIISSGSIKIAGEFTGDIETKGDIIISQTGSIKGNIICDNITVGGMQRGNVKSNGLLHITAAGKVMGDIETINLIVEDGGIINGKCIMTLDEIKRIIVP, via the coding sequence ATGTTTTCAAATTTTAAAAAGAATTCAGATCAAAATTCAAACATAGAAACTTTAATTGGTGAATCAACACATGTAACTGGCAATATTATATCTTCAGGTTCAATAAAAATCGCAGGAGAATTTACTGGTGATATAGAAACAAAAGGAGATATAATTATTTCTCAAACAGGAAGTATCAAAGGCAATATCATCTGTGATAACATTACTGTAGGTGGAATGCAAAGGGGCAATGTGAAAAGCAATGGACTGCTGCACATTACAGCAGCTGGTAAGGTAATGGGAGATATAGAGACAATAAATTTAATAGTTGAGGATGGCGGAATAATTAATGGAAAATGTATTATGACCTTAGATGAGATAAAGAGAATAATAGTTCCATAA
- a CDS encoding CsxC family protein produces MAQIISRIPVVLAETHIQIDLEADIKLKADFYEMKRVKKDVFLTSCRLMPTVGRRDKCGNMVSGKLFLEGYIHENIEYAAAKCTEKDVVSGRIKHTTVKIPFQCVTEVFYQTPPIIKYRSGVKKIEYFDDTSINNNKCQEHLMGKSDCEQAFEELVYYTEKPYCELEQARIFESDLNKKPIKSDGVITFKRIAEKLVLFLRIKVLQVQQVNINNIYLT; encoded by the coding sequence TTGGCACAAATTATTTCCAGGATACCGGTAGTCCTTGCAGAAACCCATATTCAAATAGATTTAGAAGCAGATATTAAGCTAAAAGCAGATTTTTATGAAATGAAAAGGGTAAAAAAGGATGTATTTTTAACCAGCTGCAGATTAATGCCAACTGTAGGAAGAAGAGATAAGTGCGGAAATATGGTATCCGGCAAGTTATTTCTAGAAGGATATATACATGAAAATATTGAATATGCAGCGGCTAAATGTACTGAAAAGGATGTTGTCAGCGGCAGGATAAAGCATACCACTGTGAAAATTCCATTTCAATGTGTAACAGAGGTGTTTTACCAAACACCGCCCATTATTAAATATAGAAGTGGAGTTAAAAAAATAGAGTATTTTGATGATACATCTATTAATAATAATAAATGCCAAGAGCACTTAATGGGTAAATCAGATTGCGAACAAGCTTTTGAAGAACTTGTTTATTATACAGAAAAGCCTTACTGTGAACTTGAGCAGGCAAGAATTTTTGAGTCTGATCTTAACAAGAAACCTATTAAATCTGATGGAGTAATAACTTTTAAAAGAATAGCTGAGAAATTAGTTTTATTTCTAAGAATAAAAGTTCTGCAGGTGCAGCAGGTGAATATTAATAATATATATTTGACTTAA
- a CDS encoding CsxC family protein: protein MERRPDSNCSKPEVYCGKVKSQTLSMCDSSRVTPNGVCGPLVAKIPVVLAERDIQIDIDAKIELKEDFFEVKRIKKDVFLTQCELIPTAGRRNPTTGELISGKLFISGYVQKNIEYATAKCVSDEAVSGNIQHTTVKVPFHCVTEVEFERQPVIRFRTTQKEIEFLGNYEKKGKCEEDIMGVTPCQRDFEDEINYTEKPFCELVSARIFEADINKEHSCYEETQEFEKIEEKMVILLRIKILQLQQVNIR, encoded by the coding sequence TTGGAGAGAAGACCTGATAGTAACTGCTCAAAACCAGAAGTATATTGCGGAAAAGTAAAATCACAGACTTTATCAATGTGTGACAGCTCAAGAGTAACACCAAATGGTGTATGTGGACCATTAGTTGCTAAAATCCCAGTAGTATTAGCTGAAAGAGATATACAAATAGATATAGATGCTAAAATTGAATTAAAGGAAGACTTTTTTGAAGTTAAGAGAATAAAAAAGGATGTTTTTTTAACTCAATGTGAATTAATTCCTACAGCAGGCAGAAGAAATCCAACAACTGGAGAATTAATTTCCGGAAAATTATTTATAAGCGGATATGTACAGAAGAATATTGAATATGCTACAGCAAAATGTGTTTCAGATGAAGCTGTAAGCGGAAATATACAACACACTACAGTTAAAGTCCCATTCCACTGTGTTACAGAAGTAGAATTTGAAAGACAGCCAGTAATAAGATTTAGAACAACACAGAAAGAAATAGAGTTTTTAGGTAATTATGAAAAAAAGGGAAAATGTGAAGAAGATATAATGGGAGTAACACCTTGTCAGAGGGATTTTGAAGATGAAATAAACTATACAGAAAAACCATTCTGTGAACTGGTAAGTGCAAGAATATTTGAAGCTGATATTAACAAAGAGCATTCATGCTATGAGGAAACACAGGAATTTGAAAAAATTGAGGAAAAGATGGTTATTCTCTTAAGAATAAAGATTTTACAGCTGCAGCAGGTTAATATTAGATAG
- a CDS encoding CBS domain-containing protein produces MNIAFFLTPKNDVAFENVNSTMRQALEKMDFHKYTAIPIIDDEGKYVGTLTEGDLLRKLKNTPNLNFNNTNKIIINDIPRRMHNKAVFINADIEDLISLSINQNFVPVVDDNNVFIGIIKRSDIINYCYKNLAAVSK; encoded by the coding sequence ATGAATATAGCATTTTTCCTTACACCAAAGAATGACGTTGCTTTTGAAAATGTAAATTCAACAATGCGGCAGGCTCTTGAGAAAATGGATTTTCACAAATATACGGCTATTCCAATAATCGATGATGAAGGTAAATATGTTGGCACTTTAACCGAAGGAGATTTATTAAGAAAACTGAAAAATACACCAAATTTAAACTTTAATAACACAAATAAAATTATTATAAATGACATCCCAAGACGGATGCATAATAAGGCGGTTTTTATAAATGCTGATATAGAAGACTTAATATCACTTTCAATTAACCAGAACTTTGTTCCAGTTGTAGATGACAATAATGTGTTTATTGGCATAATAAAAAGAAGTGACATTATTAATTACTGTTATAAAAATCTAGCTGCTGTAAGTAAATAA
- a CDS encoding GNAT family protein yields MFINNLLVGERVKLTSLNEEDLAILENWYNDVNFLRLYDVISAFPKSEMQLLQMLNNKRSSSNSYIFAVRTLEDNTLIGVTGFEEILWNNGAATIFVGIGSSESRGKGYGKEALNLAMEFGFQELNFHRIQLTVIQYNESAVNLYESLGYKREGIYREFIHRDGRRYDMYLYGILREEWEKLK; encoded by the coding sequence ATGTTTATAAATAATTTGTTAGTTGGCGAAAGAGTAAAGCTAACCTCTCTTAATGAGGAGGACTTAGCAATTTTAGAAAACTGGTATAATGATGTTAATTTTTTAAGATTATATGATGTGATAAGTGCATTTCCTAAATCAGAAATGCAGTTACTTCAAATGCTGAATAATAAAAGAAGTTCAAGTAATAGTTATATTTTTGCTGTAAGAACTTTGGAGGACAATACATTAATTGGTGTAACAGGCTTTGAGGAAATACTATGGAATAATGGTGCTGCCACTATATTTGTGGGAATAGGCAGCAGTGAGTCCAGAGGGAAAGGTTATGGAAAAGAAGCACTGAATTTAGCAATGGAATTTGGCTTTCAGGAACTTAACTTTCACAGGATACAGCTTACTGTAATTCAGTACAATGAAAGTGCTGTTAATTTATATGAAAGCCTTGGATATAAAAGGGAAGGAATATATCGTGAATTTATTCATAGGGATGGCAGAAGATATGATATGTATTTGTATGGAATCTTAAGGGAGGAATGGGAAAAGTTAAAATAA
- a CDS encoding 4Fe-4S binding protein, which produces MNRKIVSIDEKKCNGCGICATACHEGAIEIINGKAKLISDEYCDGLGDCLPGCPQGAIEIIERDATDYDEKAVKERKESKAKTEHAMPCGCPGTAARSIVRTSLKKAESVKNINMEKKSESEGENLSELKQWPVQLALVNPKASYLKNADLLVAADCTAYAYGDFHNEFIKNHITVIGCPKLDDIEYYKEKLKEIIENNDLKSITVVRMEVPCCGGIVNAVKTAMLEAKTIVPYREVTIGTDGSIL; this is translated from the coding sequence ATGAATAGAAAAATAGTTTCAATAGATGAAAAAAAATGCAATGGCTGCGGTATTTGTGCTACAGCTTGTCATGAAGGTGCTATAGAAATCATTAATGGTAAGGCAAAGCTTATCAGCGATGAATATTGTGATGGACTGGGGGATTGTCTTCCAGGGTGCCCTCAAGGAGCAATAGAAATCATAGAAAGGGATGCCACGGATTATGATGAAAAGGCAGTAAAGGAAAGAAAGGAATCAAAAGCTAAAACTGAACATGCAATGCCGTGTGGATGTCCAGGTACTGCTGCAAGATCTATTGTAAGGACATCGTTAAAAAAAGCTGAATCTGTTAAAAACATTAATATGGAAAAGAAAAGTGAATCAGAAGGTGAAAATCTATCTGAACTTAAGCAGTGGCCTGTTCAATTGGCACTGGTAAATCCAAAGGCTTCTTATTTAAAAAATGCTGATCTGCTTGTAGCTGCTGACTGCACTGCATATGCCTATGGAGATTTCCACAATGAATTTATTAAGAACCATATAACTGTTATTGGATGCCCTAAGCTGGATGATATTGAATATTATAAAGAAAAATTGAAGGAAATTATTGAGAATAATGATTTAAAGAGCATTACAGTAGTGAGAATGGAAGTACCATGCTGCGGAGGCATTGTGAATGCAGTTAAAACTGCCATGCTAGAGGCTAAAACAATTGTCCCATATAGGGAAGTTACTATAGGAACTGATGGAAGTATTTTATAA
- a CDS encoding Crp/Fnr family transcriptional regulator: MNDIWDSLINCSLFKGVSKEQITTHMGSIEYQTVMYKKNDVIAIEGDDAPSLGIIISGSVEIQKLYASGKIITIERLGQGDIFGEVIIFSQMGRYPSTIVSSGNSQILFIPKSEMLKLCSINIHVLNNFMALLSDKILMLNKKLRNLSFETIRQKVSSFIIDEYKRQKSNPIKFNISRKEMADYLGIQRPSLSRELIHMKEENLIDFDKHYIKIKDMETLEGYLYS; this comes from the coding sequence ATGAATGATATATGGGATAGTTTAATAAACTGTTCTCTATTTAAAGGAGTATCTAAAGAACAAATTACCACACATATGGGCTCAATAGAATATCAGACAGTTATGTATAAGAAAAATGATGTCATTGCCATTGAAGGAGATGATGCTCCTTCACTTGGAATTATTATTAGCGGAAGCGTTGAAATACAAAAGTTGTATGCCAGCGGCAAAATAATAACAATCGAAAGGCTCGGCCAGGGTGATATATTCGGAGAAGTAATTATTTTTTCTCAAATGGGCAGATATCCTTCAACTATTGTTTCCAGTGGAAATTCGCAAATTTTATTTATTCCAAAATCTGAAATGTTAAAATTATGCAGCATTAATATTCATGTTTTAAATAACTTCATGGCATTATTGTCAGATAAAATTCTTATGCTTAATAAAAAGTTAAGGAATTTATCCTTCGAAACTATCAGGCAGAAGGTTTCAAGTTTTATTATTGATGAATATAAAAGGCAGAAAAGCAATCCAATAAAATTCAATATTTCAAGAAAAGAAATGGCAGACTATCTTGGGATTCAAAGGCCATCTCTTTCAAGAGAGTTAATACATATGAAAGAGGAAAACTTAATTGATTTTGATAAGCACTATATTAAGATTAAAGATATGGAAACTCTTGAGGGTTATTTATATTCTTAA